The following is a genomic window from Gigantopelta aegis isolate Gae_Host chromosome 5, Gae_host_genome, whole genome shotgun sequence.
TCCTCCTATCGAAACTAGACAGAGAGACTCCTCCTATCGAAACTAGACAGTGTGACAGAGAGACTCTTCCTATCAAAACTAGACAGTGTGACAGAGAGACTCTTCCTATCAAAACTAGACAGTGTGACAGAGAGACTCCTCCTATCGAAACTAGATAGTGAGACAGAGAGACTCCTCCTATCGAAACTAGACAGTGTGACAGAGAGACTCTTCCTATCAAAACTAGACAGTGTGACAGAGAGACTCCTCCTATCGAAACTAGACAGTGTGACAGAGAGACTCTTCCTATCAAAACTAGACAGTGCCGCAGAGAGACTCCTATCGAAACTAGACAGTGTGACAGAGAGACTCCTCCTATCGAAACTAGACAGTGAGACTCCTCCTATCGAAACTAGACAGTGTGACAGAGAGACTCCTCCTATCGAAACTAGACAGTGTGACAGAGAGACTCTTCCTATCAAAACTAGACAGTGTGACAGAGAGACTCCTCCTATCGAAACTAGATAGTGAGACAGAGAGACTCCTCCTATCGAAACTAGACAGTGTGACAGAGAGACTCTTCCTATCAAAACTAGACAGTGTGACAGAGAGACTCCTATCGAACCTAGACAGTGTGACAGAGAGACTCCTCCTATCAAAACTAGACAGTGTGACAGAGAGACTCCTCCTATCGAAACTAGACAGTGTGACAGAGAGACTCTTCCTATCAAAACTAGACAGTGCCGCAGAGAGACTCCTATCGAAACTAGATAGTGAGACAGAGAGACTCCTCCTATCGAAACTAGACAGTGAGACTCCTCCTATCGAAACTAGACAGTGTGACAGAGAGACTCCTCCTATCGAAACTAGACAGTGTGACAGAGAGACTCTTCCTATCAAAACTAGACAGTGTGACAGAGAGACTCCTCCTATCGAAACTAGACAGTGTGACAGAGAGACTCTTCCTATCAAAACTAGACAGTGTGACAGAGAGACTCTTCCTATCAAAACTAGACAGTGTGACAGAGAGACTCCTCCTATCGAAACTAGATAGTGAGACAGAGAGACTCCTCCTATCGAAACTAGACAGTGTGACAGAGAGACTCTTCCTATCAAAACTAGACAGTGTGACAGAGAGACTCCTCCTATCGAAACTAGACAGTGTGACAGAGAGACTCTTCCTATCAAAACTAGACAGTGCCGCAGAGAGACTCCTATCGAAACTAGATAGTGAGACAGAGAGACTCCTCCTATCGAAACTAGACAGTGAGACTCCTCCTATCGAAACTAGACAGTGCGACAGAGAGACTCCTCCTATCGAAACTAGACAGTGTGACAGAGAGACTCTTCCTATCAAAACTAGACAGTGTGACAGAGAGACTCCTCCTATCGAAACTAGACAGTGTGACAGAGAGACTCTTCCTATCAAAACTAGACAGTGCCGCAGAGAGACTCCTATCGAAACTAGATAGTGAGACAGAGAGACTCCTCCTATCGAAACTAGACAGTGCGATATGAAATATGATGCTGAAAATATTGAAGATCCTTAAGTTATTTTGAATGGAGAGACTCGTATCGAAACAACAACTGCGATATGAAATATGATGTTGAAAACATTTGACTGAAGATCCTGAAGCAGTTATTTTGAATGGAGAGACTCATATCAAATCAACTGACTGAATATCTGAAATGCAACAAGTTTCCAAGTGATGCTAGGTTTTTTTCTGAACATGAAAATGTGAAAGTAATTCTGATCAGAGGGATTACTGTCGAAACGATATTGTGATATGAAACATGCTACTAGAAACATTTCACTGAAGATTTGTAAATCAATAAGTTTCCAAATAATGCTAGGTTTTCTGAACATGAAAATGTGGAAGAAAGTTTGATCAGAGGGACTTCTATCGAAACGATATTGTGATATAAATTGTTAGCCTACTGTTGAAAACACTGACTGAATATATCCCCTAAAAAACCGATTTGTTATTAATTGATGacaggttgttgttgttgtttaacataAGGTCTCGTCAAAAGGTGAAAGTACTTCTGATGAGATATATTCCTATCTCAAACAATATTGTGATAGAAACTATATGCCTACTGTTGAAAACATTGATTGAAAACCTGCCTAAAGGGGCGATATGTCATCAGATCAAGTGATggtagattttaaaaatatatatattattagctCCCGTCAAAATGCGAAAGTAATTATTTTCAGAGAGACTCCTTTCAAAGCCACACTGTGATATAAATTATAGGTCTACTGTTGAACACACTGACTGAAAACGCTCTGTATAAAACGGCGATATGTCATCAAGCGGCggcacatatttttattatagggTCCCGATAATAAGAGAAAGTAACTCTGACGAGAAACCGTTCAAATGTGGGATGTGCTCGAAAACGTTCTCTTACAAGAGTAAGATCAAACAGCACATGGGCGTCCACACCGACGTCAAGCCTTACAGATGTCAGACTGGTGCGAACTCTTTCACTCAGCTCTCCAATCTGAACCACCACCTGTTCCTTCACACTGGGGTAAAGAGGTTCCAGTGTGGAGtctgtgcaaaatgtttctctcGGCGCCCGGACTTAAAAAGACATCTGATAATGCACGCTGGCGTCAGACCTTTTAAGTGTGACcagtgtgcaaaatgtttctcacgAAGTATGGAATTGGAGGTCCATGTGGCAGCTCATGCTGGTGTGACGTGTTTCAAATGTGATGTCTGTGCAAACGTGTTCTCACAACGTTTCGCCTTGAAGCAGCAACTCAGGTGTTGAGAGTTTCGTGTGTGAAGTGTGTGCAGAATGTTTCTGCGAGAGTAGCGCTTTGAAACAGCACATGACggttcacactggtgttaagtCGTGTCAGGTGTGTGGAAAGTGTTATTCTCAAAACGAACTCTCGAAGagacatatgttggttcacACCTGTGAAAAAGGCACTTCGTCCTCAGAATGTACTGATGGGGGAAAATAAAAGGAACATGTTTTTGCTTTGCCTAATGTTGGCCCTGGTCTTTGTGCATAGGAAACGGATCCATCATTTGAAGTCGTTGCCTCATCCACCCAAtcacactctgactgacattaAAGTGCCTCGCGACTTCTCGTTGACTGTGTTTAACCTGTATCCAACCTACTCCATTGCCCTTCTCAACATTAGTCAAAACACAACGCATTTTCAACTGAAGTGTGCGTGAATATGTGGCAATCATGCACACTTTTATAGCCATCGTGAGAACGAATTACACGGGCACAACATACAGAATTTCAGACATGGGTGCGTTTAGACAACCCATTTGTTGGGGTGATAGTAGGTACATGTGTTTGCATAACTTTTACCAGTTTGTTGTGGCCTGTAACAGGAAGTACcattactcatattgaaatGCAAATGCTACTTAGCAAACCTCACTCTGGGCATAATCCACAAAGGCCATACATCccttctttcataattagtgtgttggacGGGCATCGTTAACGTGtagtaaaaacaataatagTGACGCTGAgtatatatagtacatttaaattttgttatctATCAATTAGCCAATACTAAACAAAACTTAAAGCCATAGCTCGAAATCACCCACCCCCCGTCATGGACAGacctctctggcgaagtcagacgTTGTGCCCACGataggcgtgcttgaacagttctctgatggaagcatgccaaaaattacccacacccacataaTGGAGAAatatagcggttttcctctgatgactacgagtgaaaattagcaaatgtttcacatccaaaagacgacttttttttacattgtttgtttgtataaatATGTATCTATCAAGCATATTATTTGGTATTTTGAAAATGACGGAATATGCAATATTTTtctatatgttttaaatgatgccgataataatgatatttttat
Proteins encoded in this region:
- the LOC121373184 gene encoding gastrula zinc finger protein XlCGF71.1-like, whose product is MSSSGGTYFYYRVPIIRESNSDEKPFKCGMCSKTFSYKSKIKQHMGVHTDVKPYRCQTGANSFTQLSNLNHHLFLHTGVKRFQCGVCAKCFSRRPDLKRHLIMHAGVRPFKCDQCAKCFSRSMELEVHVAAHAGVTCFKCDVCANVFSQRFALKQQLRC